The Allocatelliglobosispora scoriae genome contains a region encoding:
- a CDS encoding D-alanine--D-alanine ligase family protein, protein MTSSSERVLILAGGLSYERDVSLRSGRRVLDALKAVGVDAELRDSDVTLLPTLREDPPSAVIIALHGAIGEDGSLRGVLDLCGVPYVGSDARSARLAWDKPSTKAVLVEAGIPTPEWVALPHDRFSELGAVAVLDRIVDRLGLPVMVKPAQGGSGLGATVVHDKESLPAAMVGCFAYDTTALVERFAVGVDVAVSIIDLGEGPIALPAVEIVPSGGVYDYAARYTAGVTTWHAPARLAADVSVHVAEVALAAHKALGLRDLSRVDLIVTPQGECTVLEVNVAPGMTETSLLPMAVQAAGLDLGEVLAGLLRRAASR, encoded by the coding sequence GTGACTTCTTCCAGCGAGCGGGTTCTGATTCTGGCCGGAGGGCTCTCCTACGAGCGGGACGTGTCACTGCGTTCCGGTCGTCGGGTCCTCGACGCGCTGAAGGCCGTCGGCGTCGACGCCGAGTTGCGCGACTCCGACGTGACCCTCCTGCCGACACTCCGCGAGGATCCGCCGTCGGCGGTCATCATCGCGCTGCACGGTGCGATCGGTGAGGACGGCTCGCTGCGCGGGGTTCTCGACCTCTGCGGGGTGCCCTACGTCGGCTCCGACGCGCGGTCGGCCCGGCTCGCCTGGGACAAGCCCTCCACGAAGGCCGTGCTCGTCGAGGCGGGCATCCCCACCCCGGAATGGGTGGCGCTGCCGCACGACCGCTTCTCCGAGCTGGGTGCGGTCGCCGTACTCGACCGGATCGTCGACCGGCTCGGCCTGCCCGTCATGGTCAAGCCGGCCCAGGGCGGCTCCGGCCTCGGCGCCACCGTCGTGCACGACAAGGAGTCGCTGCCCGCCGCGATGGTCGGCTGCTTCGCCTATGACACGACCGCGCTCGTCGAGCGCTTCGCGGTCGGCGTCGATGTCGCGGTCTCCATCATCGATCTGGGGGAGGGGCCCATCGCCCTACCCGCGGTCGAGATCGTGCCCAGCGGCGGCGTCTACGACTACGCGGCTCGATACACCGCCGGCGTCACCACCTGGCACGCGCCCGCACGGCTCGCGGCTGATGTCTCCGTCCACGTCGCGGAAGTGGCACTCGCCGCTCACAAGGCGCTGGGGCTGCGTGATCTGTCGCGCGTCGACCTGATCGTCACGCCGCAGGGCGAGTGCACGGTCCTCGAGGTCAACGTGGCACCGGGAATGACCGAGACATCGCTGCTGCCGATGGCGGTGCAGGCGGCCGGGCTCGACCTCGGCGAGGTGCTGGCCGGGCTGCTGCGCCGGGCGGCCTCGCGCTAG